The proteins below come from a single Mercenaria mercenaria strain notata chromosome 3, MADL_Memer_1, whole genome shotgun sequence genomic window:
- the LOC123523844 gene encoding spermatogenesis-associated protein 6-like isoform X2 — MPRRALRCVVDLELDRVSAPGVWLPSREDVYVSISVFGQYRNTRNLTSIFPLILHEPFRFEKTYYTAVDPQDVAEFLEDELVVIELLQYSDYSDGAIRLASYSTSARDFLFPYPSLCPSYTSACREILLSRTIAWPGISPKLEFTTKTVIKESQSPELDALEDALEEEKLARRARSRSRSRSRARGRSMSRSRSRTRTCSAFNEDMSYSSDSDSALESYDSDPSYMRPTISSIFRSRSKSGVRKSYADESLSDTEAGNKAPFVVRHLEDSLIGRKPGAPALKGQKKKKKRSSSRPSSALSGYESYDDIPRYTPRSYIREAMRDVGVYSDDEDAEVAELTSKPGYIMPPRPRSASPYLYRPSYSTRFSRPLSPVLSAADRLEIELAVERARARARARALVLTRSRSPSPIRSYTPILRGSIEDLALDTSIAKNRSWVHLDAGQYWTQRAAELTGTSHKQVFKDNMNKMYNGLLRNAVNHQRKLNKI; from the exons ATGCCTCGTCGAGCTTTGCGTTGTGTGGTTGATTTAGAATTAGACagg GTATCAGCTCCAGGTGTATGGCTGCCCAGCAGAGAGGATGTGTATGTCAGTATAAGCGTGTTTGGACAGTACAGAAATACTCGAAATTTAACATCCATATTTCCATTGATTTTACATGAGCCATTCAGATTTGAAAAG acATACTATACAGCAGTGGACCCACAAGATGTAGCAGAATTTCTTGAAG ATGAATTGGTGGTTATTGAGTTGCTACAGTACTCCGACTACTCAGATGGTGCTATTAGACTTGCCTCCTACTCTACAAGTGCCAGAGACTTCCTGTTCCCATACCCCTCTCTCTGTCCATCATACACATCTGCCTGTAGGGAAATACTCCTCTCCAGAACTATAGCATGGCCT GGTATCTCACCAAAACTTGAATTCACTACAAAGACAGTAATTAAGGAGTCACAATCTCCTGAACTTGATGCACTGGAAGATGCTCTTGAAGAAGAAAAG CTCGCAAGACGTGCACGCTCCagatctaggtcaaggtcaagggccAGGGGtcgttcaatgtcaaggtcaagatcTAGAACAAGGACTTGCAG TGCTTTCAATGAGGACAT GTCATACTCATCCGATTCCGACTCGGCTTTGGAGAGTTACGACTCCGATCCATCTTACATGAGGCCAACGATATCATCTATTTTTCGTTCCAGGTCCAAGTCTGGGGTACGTAAGTCTTACGCTGATGAAAGTTTATCCGACACAGAAGCGGGAAATAAGGCACCATTTGTTGTGCGTCAT TTAGAGGACAGTTTGATTGGAAGAAAGCCGGGTGCTCCTGCACTAAAAGgacagaaaaagaagaaaaagaggTCTTCCTCTCGACCATCAAGTGCTCTTAGTGGATATg AAAGCTATGATGATATTCCAAGATACACACCTCGGTCATACATTAGAGAG GCGATGAGAGATGTTGGTGTGTACTCTGACGATGAAG ATGCTGAAGTGGCTGAACTGACCTCAAAACCAGGCTACATTATGCCACCACGTCCCCGCTCAGCAAGCCCGTATCTCTACCGACCTAGTTACAGCACCAGGTTTAGTCGGCCATTGTCACCGGTACTGTCGGCAGCTGACAGACTAGAGATAGAACTGGCAGTGGAACGTGCAAGAGCCAGGGCCAGGGCTCGTGCCTTAGTGCTAACCAGAAGCAGGAGCCCCTCACCAATTAGATCATATACTCCA ATTCTCCGTGGTTCTATAGAGGATTTAGCCCTAGACACAAGTATTGCGAAGAATAGGAG ctgGGTACATTTAGACGCGGGCCAGTATTGGACTCAAAGAGCAGCAGAATTAACTGGAACCTCTCATAAACAAGTTTTTAAAGATAAtatgaataaaatgtataatggACTTTTGAGAAATGCTGTTAATCatcaaagaaaattaaataaaatatga
- the LOC123523844 gene encoding spermatogenesis-associated protein 6-like isoform X4: MPRRALRCVVDLELDRVSAPGVWLPSREDVYVSISVFGQYRNTRNLTSIFPLILHEPFRFEKTYYTAVDPQDVAEFLEDELVVIELLQYSDYSDGAIRLASYSTSARDFLFPYPSLCPSYTSACREILLSRTIAWPGISPKLEFTTKTVIKESQSPELDALEDALEEEKLARRARSRSRSRSRARGRSMSRSRSRTRTCRSYSSDSDSALESYDSDPSYMRPTISSIFRSRSKSGVRKSYADESLSDTEAGNKAPFVVRHLEDSLIGRKPGAPALKGQKKKKKRSSSRPSSALSGYESYDDIPRYTPRSYIREAMRDVGVYSDDEDAEVAELTSKPGYIMPPRPRSASPYLYRPSYSTRFSRPLSPVLSAADRLEIELAVERARARARARALVLTRSRSPSPIRSYTPILRGSIEDLALDTSIAKNRSWVHLDAGQYWTQRAAELTGTSHKQVFKDNMNKMYNGLLRNAVNHQRKLNKI, encoded by the exons ATGCCTCGTCGAGCTTTGCGTTGTGTGGTTGATTTAGAATTAGACagg GTATCAGCTCCAGGTGTATGGCTGCCCAGCAGAGAGGATGTGTATGTCAGTATAAGCGTGTTTGGACAGTACAGAAATACTCGAAATTTAACATCCATATTTCCATTGATTTTACATGAGCCATTCAGATTTGAAAAG acATACTATACAGCAGTGGACCCACAAGATGTAGCAGAATTTCTTGAAG ATGAATTGGTGGTTATTGAGTTGCTACAGTACTCCGACTACTCAGATGGTGCTATTAGACTTGCCTCCTACTCTACAAGTGCCAGAGACTTCCTGTTCCCATACCCCTCTCTCTGTCCATCATACACATCTGCCTGTAGGGAAATACTCCTCTCCAGAACTATAGCATGGCCT GGTATCTCACCAAAACTTGAATTCACTACAAAGACAGTAATTAAGGAGTCACAATCTCCTGAACTTGATGCACTGGAAGATGCTCTTGAAGAAGAAAAG CTCGCAAGACGTGCACGCTCCagatctaggtcaaggtcaagggccAGGGGtcgttcaatgtcaaggtcaagatcTAGAACAAGGACTTGCAG GTCATACTCATCCGATTCCGACTCGGCTTTGGAGAGTTACGACTCCGATCCATCTTACATGAGGCCAACGATATCATCTATTTTTCGTTCCAGGTCCAAGTCTGGGGTACGTAAGTCTTACGCTGATGAAAGTTTATCCGACACAGAAGCGGGAAATAAGGCACCATTTGTTGTGCGTCAT TTAGAGGACAGTTTGATTGGAAGAAAGCCGGGTGCTCCTGCACTAAAAGgacagaaaaagaagaaaaagaggTCTTCCTCTCGACCATCAAGTGCTCTTAGTGGATATg AAAGCTATGATGATATTCCAAGATACACACCTCGGTCATACATTAGAGAG GCGATGAGAGATGTTGGTGTGTACTCTGACGATGAAG ATGCTGAAGTGGCTGAACTGACCTCAAAACCAGGCTACATTATGCCACCACGTCCCCGCTCAGCAAGCCCGTATCTCTACCGACCTAGTTACAGCACCAGGTTTAGTCGGCCATTGTCACCGGTACTGTCGGCAGCTGACAGACTAGAGATAGAACTGGCAGTGGAACGTGCAAGAGCCAGGGCCAGGGCTCGTGCCTTAGTGCTAACCAGAAGCAGGAGCCCCTCACCAATTAGATCATATACTCCA ATTCTCCGTGGTTCTATAGAGGATTTAGCCCTAGACACAAGTATTGCGAAGAATAGGAG ctgGGTACATTTAGACGCGGGCCAGTATTGGACTCAAAGAGCAGCAGAATTAACTGGAACCTCTCATAAACAAGTTTTTAAAGATAAtatgaataaaatgtataatggACTTTTGAGAAATGCTGTTAATCatcaaagaaaattaaataaaatatga
- the LOC123523844 gene encoding spermatogenesis-associated protein 6-like isoform X3 yields MPRRALRCVVDLELDRVSAPGVWLPSREDVYVSISVFGQYRNTRNLTSIFPLILHEPFRFEKTYYTAVDPQDVAEFLEDELVVIELLQYSDYSDGAIRLASYSTSARDFLFPYPSLCPSYTSACREILLSRTIAWPGISPKLEFTTKTVIKESQSPELDALEDALEEEKLARRARSRSRSRSRARGRSMSRSRSRTRTCSPDSLCITISRSRSYSSDSDSALESYDSDPSYMRPTISSIFRSRSKSGVRKSYADESLSDTEAGNKAPFVVRHLEDSLIGRKPGAPALKGQKKKKKRSSSRPSSALSGYDSVDDYSAMRDVGVYSDDEDAEVAELTSKPGYIMPPRPRSASPYLYRPSYSTRFSRPLSPVLSAADRLEIELAVERARARARARALVLTRSRSPSPIRSYTPILRGSIEDLALDTSIAKNRSWVHLDAGQYWTQRAAELTGTSHKQVFKDNMNKMYNGLLRNAVNHQRKLNKI; encoded by the exons ATGCCTCGTCGAGCTTTGCGTTGTGTGGTTGATTTAGAATTAGACagg GTATCAGCTCCAGGTGTATGGCTGCCCAGCAGAGAGGATGTGTATGTCAGTATAAGCGTGTTTGGACAGTACAGAAATACTCGAAATTTAACATCCATATTTCCATTGATTTTACATGAGCCATTCAGATTTGAAAAG acATACTATACAGCAGTGGACCCACAAGATGTAGCAGAATTTCTTGAAG ATGAATTGGTGGTTATTGAGTTGCTACAGTACTCCGACTACTCAGATGGTGCTATTAGACTTGCCTCCTACTCTACAAGTGCCAGAGACTTCCTGTTCCCATACCCCTCTCTCTGTCCATCATACACATCTGCCTGTAGGGAAATACTCCTCTCCAGAACTATAGCATGGCCT GGTATCTCACCAAAACTTGAATTCACTACAAAGACAGTAATTAAGGAGTCACAATCTCCTGAACTTGATGCACTGGAAGATGCTCTTGAAGAAGAAAAG CTCGCAAGACGTGCACGCTCCagatctaggtcaaggtcaagggccAGGGGtcgttcaatgtcaaggtcaagatcTAGAACAAGGACTTGCAG CCCAGACAGTTTGTGCATCACAATATCTAGATCTAG GTCATACTCATCCGATTCCGACTCGGCTTTGGAGAGTTACGACTCCGATCCATCTTACATGAGGCCAACGATATCATCTATTTTTCGTTCCAGGTCCAAGTCTGGGGTACGTAAGTCTTACGCTGATGAAAGTTTATCCGACACAGAAGCGGGAAATAAGGCACCATTTGTTGTGCGTCAT TTAGAGGACAGTTTGATTGGAAGAAAGCCGGGTGCTCCTGCACTAAAAGgacagaaaaagaagaaaaagaggTCTTCCTCTCGACCATCAAGTGCTCTTAGTGGATATg ATTCAGTGGATGACTATTcg GCGATGAGAGATGTTGGTGTGTACTCTGACGATGAAG ATGCTGAAGTGGCTGAACTGACCTCAAAACCAGGCTACATTATGCCACCACGTCCCCGCTCAGCAAGCCCGTATCTCTACCGACCTAGTTACAGCACCAGGTTTAGTCGGCCATTGTCACCGGTACTGTCGGCAGCTGACAGACTAGAGATAGAACTGGCAGTGGAACGTGCAAGAGCCAGGGCCAGGGCTCGTGCCTTAGTGCTAACCAGAAGCAGGAGCCCCTCACCAATTAGATCATATACTCCA ATTCTCCGTGGTTCTATAGAGGATTTAGCCCTAGACACAAGTATTGCGAAGAATAGGAG ctgGGTACATTTAGACGCGGGCCAGTATTGGACTCAAAGAGCAGCAGAATTAACTGGAACCTCTCATAAACAAGTTTTTAAAGATAAtatgaataaaatgtataatggACTTTTGAGAAATGCTGTTAATCatcaaagaaaattaaataaaatatga
- the LOC123523844 gene encoding spermatogenesis-associated protein 6-like isoform X11 yields MPRRALRCVVDLELDRVSAPGVWLPSREDVYVSISVFGQYRNTRNLTSIFPLILHEPFRFEKTYYTAVDPQDVAEFLEDELVVIELLQYSDYSDGAIRLASYSTSARDFLFPYPSLCPSYTSACREILLSRTIAWPGISPKLEFTTKTVIKESQSPELDALEDALEEEKLARRARSRSRSRSRARGRSMSRSRSRTRTCSPDSLCITISRSRSYSSDSDSALESYDSDPSYMRPTISSIFRSRSKSGVRKSYADESLSDTEAGNKAPFVVRHLEDSLIGRKPGAPALKGQKKKKKRSSSRPSSALSGYESYDDIPRYTPRSYIREAMRDVGVYSDDEDAEVAELTSKPGYIMPPRPRSASPYLYRPSYSTRFSRPLSPVLSAADRLEIELAVERARARARARALVLTRSRSPSPIRSYTPLSRSHSLSSSLDDLEIDTLIAKRRQVYPSLSMD; encoded by the exons ATGCCTCGTCGAGCTTTGCGTTGTGTGGTTGATTTAGAATTAGACagg GTATCAGCTCCAGGTGTATGGCTGCCCAGCAGAGAGGATGTGTATGTCAGTATAAGCGTGTTTGGACAGTACAGAAATACTCGAAATTTAACATCCATATTTCCATTGATTTTACATGAGCCATTCAGATTTGAAAAG acATACTATACAGCAGTGGACCCACAAGATGTAGCAGAATTTCTTGAAG ATGAATTGGTGGTTATTGAGTTGCTACAGTACTCCGACTACTCAGATGGTGCTATTAGACTTGCCTCCTACTCTACAAGTGCCAGAGACTTCCTGTTCCCATACCCCTCTCTCTGTCCATCATACACATCTGCCTGTAGGGAAATACTCCTCTCCAGAACTATAGCATGGCCT GGTATCTCACCAAAACTTGAATTCACTACAAAGACAGTAATTAAGGAGTCACAATCTCCTGAACTTGATGCACTGGAAGATGCTCTTGAAGAAGAAAAG CTCGCAAGACGTGCACGCTCCagatctaggtcaaggtcaagggccAGGGGtcgttcaatgtcaaggtcaagatcTAGAACAAGGACTTGCAG CCCAGACAGTTTGTGCATCACAATATCTAGATCTAG GTCATACTCATCCGATTCCGACTCGGCTTTGGAGAGTTACGACTCCGATCCATCTTACATGAGGCCAACGATATCATCTATTTTTCGTTCCAGGTCCAAGTCTGGGGTACGTAAGTCTTACGCTGATGAAAGTTTATCCGACACAGAAGCGGGAAATAAGGCACCATTTGTTGTGCGTCAT TTAGAGGACAGTTTGATTGGAAGAAAGCCGGGTGCTCCTGCACTAAAAGgacagaaaaagaagaaaaagaggTCTTCCTCTCGACCATCAAGTGCTCTTAGTGGATATg AAAGCTATGATGATATTCCAAGATACACACCTCGGTCATACATTAGAGAG GCGATGAGAGATGTTGGTGTGTACTCTGACGATGAAG ATGCTGAAGTGGCTGAACTGACCTCAAAACCAGGCTACATTATGCCACCACGTCCCCGCTCAGCAAGCCCGTATCTCTACCGACCTAGTTACAGCACCAGGTTTAGTCGGCCATTGTCACCGGTACTGTCGGCAGCTGACAGACTAGAGATAGAACTGGCAGTGGAACGTGCAAGAGCCAGGGCCAGGGCTCGTGCCTTAGTGCTAACCAGAAGCAGGAGCCCCTCACCAATTAGATCATATACTCCA TTGTCACGGTCACATTCACTGAGTAGCTCACTGGATGATCTTGAGATAGACACATTGATTGCAAAGCGGCGACAAGTTTATCCCTCCCTCAGTATGGATTGA
- the LOC123523844 gene encoding spermatogenesis-associated protein 6-like isoform X1, with protein MPRRALRCVVDLELDRVSAPGVWLPSREDVYVSISVFGQYRNTRNLTSIFPLILHEPFRFEKTYYTAVDPQDVAEFLEDELVVIELLQYSDYSDGAIRLASYSTSARDFLFPYPSLCPSYTSACREILLSRTIAWPGISPKLEFTTKTVIKESQSPELDALEDALEEEKLARRARSRSRSRSRARGRSMSRSRSRTRTCSPDSLCITISRSRSYSSDSDSALESYDSDPSYMRPTISSIFRSRSKSGVRKSYADESLSDTEAGNKAPFVVRHLEDSLIGRKPGAPALKGQKKKKKRSSSRPSSALSGYESYDDIPRYTPRSYIREAMRDVGVYSDDEDAEVAELTSKPGYIMPPRPRSASPYLYRPSYSTRFSRPLSPVLSAADRLEIELAVERARARARARALVLTRSRSPSPIRSYTPILRGSIEDLALDTSIAKNRSWVHLDAGQYWTQRAAELTGTSHKQVFKDNMNKMYNGLLRNAVNHQRKLNKI; from the exons ATGCCTCGTCGAGCTTTGCGTTGTGTGGTTGATTTAGAATTAGACagg GTATCAGCTCCAGGTGTATGGCTGCCCAGCAGAGAGGATGTGTATGTCAGTATAAGCGTGTTTGGACAGTACAGAAATACTCGAAATTTAACATCCATATTTCCATTGATTTTACATGAGCCATTCAGATTTGAAAAG acATACTATACAGCAGTGGACCCACAAGATGTAGCAGAATTTCTTGAAG ATGAATTGGTGGTTATTGAGTTGCTACAGTACTCCGACTACTCAGATGGTGCTATTAGACTTGCCTCCTACTCTACAAGTGCCAGAGACTTCCTGTTCCCATACCCCTCTCTCTGTCCATCATACACATCTGCCTGTAGGGAAATACTCCTCTCCAGAACTATAGCATGGCCT GGTATCTCACCAAAACTTGAATTCACTACAAAGACAGTAATTAAGGAGTCACAATCTCCTGAACTTGATGCACTGGAAGATGCTCTTGAAGAAGAAAAG CTCGCAAGACGTGCACGCTCCagatctaggtcaaggtcaagggccAGGGGtcgttcaatgtcaaggtcaagatcTAGAACAAGGACTTGCAG CCCAGACAGTTTGTGCATCACAATATCTAGATCTAG GTCATACTCATCCGATTCCGACTCGGCTTTGGAGAGTTACGACTCCGATCCATCTTACATGAGGCCAACGATATCATCTATTTTTCGTTCCAGGTCCAAGTCTGGGGTACGTAAGTCTTACGCTGATGAAAGTTTATCCGACACAGAAGCGGGAAATAAGGCACCATTTGTTGTGCGTCAT TTAGAGGACAGTTTGATTGGAAGAAAGCCGGGTGCTCCTGCACTAAAAGgacagaaaaagaagaaaaagaggTCTTCCTCTCGACCATCAAGTGCTCTTAGTGGATATg AAAGCTATGATGATATTCCAAGATACACACCTCGGTCATACATTAGAGAG GCGATGAGAGATGTTGGTGTGTACTCTGACGATGAAG ATGCTGAAGTGGCTGAACTGACCTCAAAACCAGGCTACATTATGCCACCACGTCCCCGCTCAGCAAGCCCGTATCTCTACCGACCTAGTTACAGCACCAGGTTTAGTCGGCCATTGTCACCGGTACTGTCGGCAGCTGACAGACTAGAGATAGAACTGGCAGTGGAACGTGCAAGAGCCAGGGCCAGGGCTCGTGCCTTAGTGCTAACCAGAAGCAGGAGCCCCTCACCAATTAGATCATATACTCCA ATTCTCCGTGGTTCTATAGAGGATTTAGCCCTAGACACAAGTATTGCGAAGAATAGGAG ctgGGTACATTTAGACGCGGGCCAGTATTGGACTCAAAGAGCAGCAGAATTAACTGGAACCTCTCATAAACAAGTTTTTAAAGATAAtatgaataaaatgtataatggACTTTTGAGAAATGCTGTTAATCatcaaagaaaattaaataaaatatga
- the LOC123523844 gene encoding spermatogenesis-associated protein 6-like isoform X7 codes for MPRRALRCVVDLELDRVSAPGVWLPSREDVYVSISVFGQYRNTRNLTSIFPLILHEPFRFEKTYYTAVDPQDVAEFLEDELVVIELLQYSDYSDGAIRLASYSTSARDFLFPYPSLCPSYTSACREILLSRTIAWPGISPKLEFTTKTVIKESQSPELDALEDALEEEKLARRARSRSRSRSRARGRSMSRSRSRTRTCSAFNEDMSYSSDSDSALESYDSDPSYMRPTISSIFRSRSKSGLEDSLIGRKPGAPALKGQKKKKKRSSSRPSSALSGYESYDDIPRYTPRSYIREAMRDVGVYSDDEDAEVAELTSKPGYIMPPRPRSASPYLYRPSYSTRFSRPLSPVLSAADRLEIELAVERARARARARALVLTRSRSPSPIRSYTPILRGSIEDLALDTSIAKNRSWVHLDAGQYWTQRAAELTGTSHKQVFKDNMNKMYNGLLRNAVNHQRKLNKI; via the exons ATGCCTCGTCGAGCTTTGCGTTGTGTGGTTGATTTAGAATTAGACagg GTATCAGCTCCAGGTGTATGGCTGCCCAGCAGAGAGGATGTGTATGTCAGTATAAGCGTGTTTGGACAGTACAGAAATACTCGAAATTTAACATCCATATTTCCATTGATTTTACATGAGCCATTCAGATTTGAAAAG acATACTATACAGCAGTGGACCCACAAGATGTAGCAGAATTTCTTGAAG ATGAATTGGTGGTTATTGAGTTGCTACAGTACTCCGACTACTCAGATGGTGCTATTAGACTTGCCTCCTACTCTACAAGTGCCAGAGACTTCCTGTTCCCATACCCCTCTCTCTGTCCATCATACACATCTGCCTGTAGGGAAATACTCCTCTCCAGAACTATAGCATGGCCT GGTATCTCACCAAAACTTGAATTCACTACAAAGACAGTAATTAAGGAGTCACAATCTCCTGAACTTGATGCACTGGAAGATGCTCTTGAAGAAGAAAAG CTCGCAAGACGTGCACGCTCCagatctaggtcaaggtcaagggccAGGGGtcgttcaatgtcaaggtcaagatcTAGAACAAGGACTTGCAG TGCTTTCAATGAGGACAT GTCATACTCATCCGATTCCGACTCGGCTTTGGAGAGTTACGACTCCGATCCATCTTACATGAGGCCAACGATATCATCTATTTTTCGTTCCAGGTCCAAGTCTGGG TTAGAGGACAGTTTGATTGGAAGAAAGCCGGGTGCTCCTGCACTAAAAGgacagaaaaagaagaaaaagaggTCTTCCTCTCGACCATCAAGTGCTCTTAGTGGATATg AAAGCTATGATGATATTCCAAGATACACACCTCGGTCATACATTAGAGAG GCGATGAGAGATGTTGGTGTGTACTCTGACGATGAAG ATGCTGAAGTGGCTGAACTGACCTCAAAACCAGGCTACATTATGCCACCACGTCCCCGCTCAGCAAGCCCGTATCTCTACCGACCTAGTTACAGCACCAGGTTTAGTCGGCCATTGTCACCGGTACTGTCGGCAGCTGACAGACTAGAGATAGAACTGGCAGTGGAACGTGCAAGAGCCAGGGCCAGGGCTCGTGCCTTAGTGCTAACCAGAAGCAGGAGCCCCTCACCAATTAGATCATATACTCCA ATTCTCCGTGGTTCTATAGAGGATTTAGCCCTAGACACAAGTATTGCGAAGAATAGGAG ctgGGTACATTTAGACGCGGGCCAGTATTGGACTCAAAGAGCAGCAGAATTAACTGGAACCTCTCATAAACAAGTTTTTAAAGATAAtatgaataaaatgtataatggACTTTTGAGAAATGCTGTTAATCatcaaagaaaattaaataaaatatga
- the LOC123523844 gene encoding spermatogenesis-associated protein 6-like isoform X8 translates to MPRRALRCVVDLELDRVSAPGVWLPSREDVYVSISVFGQYRNTRNLTSIFPLILHEPFRFEKTYYTAVDPQDVAEFLEDELVVIELLQYSDYSDGAIRLASYSTSARDFLFPYPSLCPSYTSACREILLSRTIAWPGISPKLEFTTKTVIKESQSPELDALEDALEEEKLARRARSRSRSRSRARGRSMSRSRSRTRTCSPDSLCITISRSRSYSSDSDSALESYDSDPSYMRPTISSIFRSRSKSGLEDSLIGRKPGAPALKGQKKKKKRSSSRPSSALSGYDSVDDYSAMRDVGVYSDDEDAEVAELTSKPGYIMPPRPRSASPYLYRPSYSTRFSRPLSPVLSAADRLEIELAVERARARARARALVLTRSRSPSPIRSYTPILRGSIEDLALDTSIAKNRSWVHLDAGQYWTQRAAELTGTSHKQVFKDNMNKMYNGLLRNAVNHQRKLNKI, encoded by the exons ATGCCTCGTCGAGCTTTGCGTTGTGTGGTTGATTTAGAATTAGACagg GTATCAGCTCCAGGTGTATGGCTGCCCAGCAGAGAGGATGTGTATGTCAGTATAAGCGTGTTTGGACAGTACAGAAATACTCGAAATTTAACATCCATATTTCCATTGATTTTACATGAGCCATTCAGATTTGAAAAG acATACTATACAGCAGTGGACCCACAAGATGTAGCAGAATTTCTTGAAG ATGAATTGGTGGTTATTGAGTTGCTACAGTACTCCGACTACTCAGATGGTGCTATTAGACTTGCCTCCTACTCTACAAGTGCCAGAGACTTCCTGTTCCCATACCCCTCTCTCTGTCCATCATACACATCTGCCTGTAGGGAAATACTCCTCTCCAGAACTATAGCATGGCCT GGTATCTCACCAAAACTTGAATTCACTACAAAGACAGTAATTAAGGAGTCACAATCTCCTGAACTTGATGCACTGGAAGATGCTCTTGAAGAAGAAAAG CTCGCAAGACGTGCACGCTCCagatctaggtcaaggtcaagggccAGGGGtcgttcaatgtcaaggtcaagatcTAGAACAAGGACTTGCAG CCCAGACAGTTTGTGCATCACAATATCTAGATCTAG GTCATACTCATCCGATTCCGACTCGGCTTTGGAGAGTTACGACTCCGATCCATCTTACATGAGGCCAACGATATCATCTATTTTTCGTTCCAGGTCCAAGTCTGGG TTAGAGGACAGTTTGATTGGAAGAAAGCCGGGTGCTCCTGCACTAAAAGgacagaaaaagaagaaaaagaggTCTTCCTCTCGACCATCAAGTGCTCTTAGTGGATATg ATTCAGTGGATGACTATTcg GCGATGAGAGATGTTGGTGTGTACTCTGACGATGAAG ATGCTGAAGTGGCTGAACTGACCTCAAAACCAGGCTACATTATGCCACCACGTCCCCGCTCAGCAAGCCCGTATCTCTACCGACCTAGTTACAGCACCAGGTTTAGTCGGCCATTGTCACCGGTACTGTCGGCAGCTGACAGACTAGAGATAGAACTGGCAGTGGAACGTGCAAGAGCCAGGGCCAGGGCTCGTGCCTTAGTGCTAACCAGAAGCAGGAGCCCCTCACCAATTAGATCATATACTCCA ATTCTCCGTGGTTCTATAGAGGATTTAGCCCTAGACACAAGTATTGCGAAGAATAGGAG ctgGGTACATTTAGACGCGGGCCAGTATTGGACTCAAAGAGCAGCAGAATTAACTGGAACCTCTCATAAACAAGTTTTTAAAGATAAtatgaataaaatgtataatggACTTTTGAGAAATGCTGTTAATCatcaaagaaaattaaataaaatatga